aatgacgtcacgactcccgccttttgctttcaAGGCTTGActtggtttctcgcgtcgcgttttttttttagaataaaagcatggcgagcaggtttgcgtccatcagcgacgaagaagttaaagagtttagagaaaaacttgaaaacgagaacacgaagaagaaaacacgaagaataatattttctgtttgctgtaaagcccagctgtatttgtaaaacttgacttattttgaaacacaataaaatcggaaatattcaatgtttagtctccatataataaaaagaacattacacgttggctcgaagatatgaattttatgttcttgtggcaagaacaatatctcactcgttcgcttcgctcactcgtgagatattgttcttgccactcgaacataaaattcatatcttctcgccaccgtgtaatatcctctatgtctTCTTTAGAAGTCACGCAACTTTGTATGACAACTCATAATTGTGTGACACCAGTTTGAACGGAAGAATGAAATTGACGACAATGACACCTCTAACAATTCACCAAACGAAACTGAATGTCGTCAACACAgccctttctttcttttcttttaatgttcTTGGAGACCGTGGTGTATACAATTTTTCCCTGTTTTATTCCAGCCTAAGTCACTTTTATAGAACTTGCTTCTGTACAGTTGCTCAAACTCGTCACGTGAACTTCTCTATAGGAAAAGTTTTAAATAAAGTAAAACTGACCTGACATTttgatttgaaatcaggatttattatatgatttatttaactcagctcagtTTCACATAACATATAAAAGATTATAGGTAAAATTTACATAGGCAATTTCGTGTTGTTATTTTCATGTTTGTTCCGCAGCTGTCTGCACTAAATAGTACAAACTGTCAGTCATATTGCTTTCGAAGTTAGCAAACATTTCGACACAGTCGTGCCTGTCACGTAATTGCCATATGAGATTAAAAAATCAGCATATCAGTATCTAACACCTTTTGAACTTACAAAAGACCAAATGCTCAAGAGGCTGGACAAGTCTATCAACAAGTAAAATCTAGCCAGTTCCATAAGAAGTTACGAGCAACAGAAATATTCACATCTTATTGTTATTGTCCTACTTCTTCGTTGTTTAAAACAAATGACatgattataactggaaaatATACGCCAAATCGCCTTAAGGAATGCGAAATCTATTTCATGTCTTTAGCTTTCGTCTAAAGCAAGATCTTTATTGTTGCATCTCTATATCTGTACTTGCTGTTGATGACTGTAAATTCACCGAAATGGACCTCAGGCGCTGAACGCATGCGTGACATGTCAACATACTCTTGAAAGAGTTCCGAAAGTTTTCAAGTCTCCAAGCATACACAAATGGATTCACTCCAGAATTCGCCATAACCAGCACAAACTGGATATCCCTCACCCAGTGGATAAACAAACAATTACAATTGGTGCAGAAGTTAACGATATATATAAAAACGCAAGATGGAAAATaacaagctaagaaaagaaCTAAGACAATAACAAGGGTTTTCGTTATTTTCTTTTCCCACTTGATCGCTTGTTTCTTTGCTAAGTTTTCTACAGAGCTGTCGTGAAGATTATCCCATTGCTTAACTTGAAGTCGCAAATATTTGAAAATCTTCACATTGGTAAAAATCAACACGGCAAATGTTGATGCGACAGCGGTGGTAGCGAATATGAAGCGATATCGATTGTGGCCGACTGCGAAATAGAGCATTGATGACAAGATTGACAAGACCCAAACCACAATCGCTACCAACAGGGCGCGAGTTGGATTCAGTTTAGCTCTGTAGAGGAGAGGATAGGTAATTGCCACATAGCGATCCAGCGCAAGTGCTGTTAGGCTGAGAAGCGAAGCAGTGCAGGATATATAGTAAGTAACGAGCATTGAATCTTTAAATTGATCGTTTTCTGCACCAAGTCCTGCAATAATGTGATATCCCGTGCCTAGTGGAGCAGTGATGAGACCAACAATGAGATCGGCAAAACTTAAGTTTGCAATGAAGTAGTTGAACGGTGACCTCATGTCTTTGTTAGGGTTGATGCAAACTGCAAGAATAACAAGGAGGTTCCCCAAAGACGCCACGACAGTGATCAACACAGTAAACGAACTTGTCGCGAAGAATAGATACGTCGGAGCTGTAGTGTTTTCACAATGATCTTTGCCCAAGAGGGACATTTCTAGCAAATATCAGCGTCTGTGATATTCTCTTGAAACAACCTGGGCGTTTTCGattgaacagaacaacaacaattgaTTAAACACTACAAGTTTCCGCTGACAGATTTAAAATTCCCTTTAGCGCAGTGTCAGCGACACAGATGAATTGGGCTCAAGTTTTACTTCCTGTCTCAGCTGAATGATATTATAATTCTTAAAGAAAGCGTGACGTGTCGTTAGTGCAAGTTCAAGTGGATATATCCTGGAAAGCGttccaatgatttttttttctcacatattCACAATTAAGAGGTTATCAGAACAAATTAAATATTGGTTTTCACTAATGAGGGAGCTTCAACAATAAACCTTTTAGAACAGAGTAAATTAGAACCCAcagactcaacccacatatgaaaTGAATATCTTGAAAGTTCCATGCACAAACAAACACTGCCATTAGAATAATGAAAATGGAATTTGCCCAACTTCCGCCCCAAAGACGCCAAATTAACAACACTTTTTCGCTGAATCGTAAGAGGATAGGTTGACTCCTGCGCGTGCGTGAATTTCGTCATAAAGGAATAATCATACTGATTAATTACCTCCTGGCGTCTTTTGAATTCATAGCTTTGTTTGACCAACAGTGATATTAATATTATAGTTTGGTAAAAGGTTAAGAAAGCTGAAGCTTTGTATAGTTTCGCAAATACGGTTGCATAGAACTTAACAAATTATGATGAAAGTGTCGAATAAGTGATGAACGACGTTTcaagaaaacaacttgtttaCAGTACACTGAAAAGGCGACTGAAAGCTAGAGAAAGAACCATTCAGGGAAAACTAATTAAACAAATCgatttaaaacaaataattgtctttctttttctttttcttttttttccttttgtgcaAAGAAATTTTCCTGATCGGTTACACAATAATCAGATAAAGAAGTGAGGCAATAGCTGAACGTAATGTGCATAACCACGGAAAAATGCGCGCTAGGCAGGGAACTGTTAAACTATACACCTGATTGGTTGGCACTGTGGTAGGTGACGTTTAAGCAAGTTTCTAGCTTTAGAGACGCAAAACGATCccgaaattgttttcaaagatcAAGTAAATTGAAGCCCAATTTAGAAAGCGCAGAATTTTGCCGAACACAATTCTCAAACTTCTAATAGTCATCTTTTATTGCTTGCTGCCAGCGTTTGAGAAACAAAGTTGCATGGCTGGAACTGCATCTTACATTGCATTTCGTGGAAGACAGGAGAGCTGGCGGAGAAGCCGAAGATGAAGCAGACGAGACCGAGGACCGAAGCCGAAGATGAAGCAGACGAGACCGAGGACCGTGGCGATGATTGCTCTAAATGCACGAAGCTGAGAAACATGCTGAACGCATCTATTCAGGTGCAACAGGTGCGTTATTTTTctaaaatggcaaaaaataATGTTATGTGCGCAACACCGGCACTTTTCTTGCACATCAGTGTGTACCACTGACATGTCATTCCTCCCTATTAGTTCATTATACGCAAATCGCAAAGTATCCGcgtgtattatatgttaaaacatcgaataagatgtatgtttTGTATTTAGCTCTTATGAACCGAGCAGGAGGTATGtgtgggagaatcttgaccgaggtcgtgagtacataccgaacgcagtgaggtctgtacacacgacttacagcacttccataaataaatattggtagaagaaaatactcaatattttcaTAGTTAATCGaaggactggttatgaaaccttaaaaccttcaaaagcgagagcaatgttgtcgcaatcgatgttgaattgaccgtgacagtgcacaatctattgtttttgctttgcacgggttcgcaaattagttgcgcataatttaatcgaaatatttgattggttatattcTCGAAAAAGGGTAGgttttgtgcaccgtcaaggccaaaaatacagacaaaaacatgaaacaaaaagacttgtcgagtttcataaccatctccatgcattaactatgatatttttgcattttagtttgcaactttttcaccgcaaaacattatcGTTCTgcatgccggtctagatgggaaaatttAGACCGCgttcaatatcgatttcagccaatcaaattcgtgagcTTGGTAGTTCCCTGTCTGCTCCCgcctggccttgtagctcagtcgtgggttcaattcacaccctccttgtgtgggcctatttcAATTAGTAGGGCTTATGG
The sequence above is a segment of the Montipora foliosa isolate CH-2021 chromosome 2, ASM3666993v2, whole genome shotgun sequence genome. Coding sequences within it:
- the LOC137990993 gene encoding adrenocorticotropic hormone receptor-like, with the translated sequence MSLLGKDHCENTTAPTYLFFATSSFTVLITVVASLGNLLVILAVCINPNKDMRSPFNYFIANLSFADLIVGLITAPLGTGYHIIAGLGAENDQFKDSMLVTYYISCTASLLSLTALALDRYVAITYPLLYRAKLNPTRALLVAIVVWVLSILSSMLYFAVGHNRYRFIFATTAVASTFAVLIFTNVKIFKYLRLQVKQWDNLHDSSVENLAKKQAIKWEKKITKTLVIVLVLFLACYFPSCVFIYIVNFCTNCNCLFIHWVRDIQFVLVMANSGVNPFVYAWRLENFRNSFKSMLTCHACVQRLRSISVNLQSSTASTDIEMQQ